A genomic region of Epinephelus moara isolate mb chromosome 23, YSFRI_EMoa_1.0, whole genome shotgun sequence contains the following coding sequences:
- the rps16 gene encoding 40S ribosomal protein S16: MPAKGPLQSVQVFGRKKTATAVAHCKRGNGLIKVNGRPLDMVEPATLQYKLLEPVLLLGKERFAGVDIRVRVKGGGHVAQIYAIRQAISKSLVAYYQKYVDEASKKEIKDILIQYDRTLLVADPRRCESKKFGGPGARARYQKSYR, from the exons ATGCCGGCTAAAGGTCCTTTGCAATCTGTCCAGGTTTTTGGACGTAAA AAAACCGCCACAGCCGTTGCCCACTGCAAGAGGGGGAATGGACTGATCAAGGTGAACGGCAGACCCCTGGATATGGTGGAGCCTGCCACCCTCCAGTACAAG CTTCTGGAGCCAGTTCTGCTGCTTGGCAAGGAGCGTTTTGCTGGAGTTGACATCAGAGTCAGAGTGAAGGGCGGTGGACATGTCGCACAGATCTACG CAATCCGTCAGGCCATCTCCAAGTCCCTGGTTGCCTACTACCAGAAAT ATGTGGACGAGGCCTCCAAGAAGGAGATCAAGGACATCCTGATCCAGTACGACAGGACCCTGCTGGTTGCCGATCCTCGTCGCTGCGAGTCCAAGAAGTTCGGTGGACCTGGAGCTCGTGCCCGCTACCAGAAGTCTTACCGTTAA